The stretch of DNA CGTGCACCGCGACGAACTGGCGCGTGCGCAGCAGCGGCTCCGGATCGAAGCCCTGGAACTGAGGAGCGTTGAGGAACTGGGGCTCACGGCGGACCAGCTCGTGGCCGACTTCGGTCCGGACCGGCCGGTGCCCGTGCCCGCAGCGGAATCCGTGGACAAATGGGCCGCCCTGCGCGCCCCCGTGGATGAGGAAGGACGCGAGATCGTCTCCGGCGTGCCCTTTGTCAGGGAAGAACAGGAAAAACGGCTCAAGCGGGCCGAACGCGACCTCTCCGCCCTGGGCCGCGTCAACCCGCTGGCCCTCGAGGAGTTCGCGGCGCTGGAGGAACGCCACCAGTTCCTGAGCTCCCAGTTGGAGGACCTCAAATCCAGCCGCAAGGATCTGCTCGACATCATCAAAGAGGTCGACGAGCGCGTGCAGAAGGTCTTCGCCGAAGCCTTCGCGGATACCTCGGCGCAGTTTGTCCGCGTCTTCGCGCGGCTGTTCCCCGGCGGCGAGGGGCGGCTGGTCCTCACCGACCCGTCGGACATGCTCACCACGGGCATCGAGGTCGAAGCCCGCCCGGCCGGCAAGAAGATCAAGCGGCTCTCGCTGCTCTCCGGCGGTGAACGCTCACTGACGGCCGTGGCCTTGCTCGTGGCGATCTTCAAGGCCCGGCCCTCGCCGTTCTATGTCATGGACGAGGTGGAAGCCGCGCTGGATGACACCAACCTGGGCCGGCTGATCACCATCTTCGAGGAACTGCGCGAGTCCAGCCAGCTGATTGTCATCACGCACCAGAAACGCACCATGGAAGTTGCGGATGCGCTCTACGGCGTCACCATGCGCGGGGACGGCGTCTCCACTGTCATCAGCCAGCGGCTCGGCGCGGACGCCTGAACCGGCTGCTGCGCGCGGACGCCTGAACCGGCGGATGCCTGAACCGGGTTCCCGGCCGCCGGATGCGCCGCCGTTCGCCTCCGCGGCCCCTTTCCCGTTTGTGAGAAGCTAGGGGTGTGAACGACATCCTCCCAATTATCCTGCCCATTCTCGCTGCCCTGGTGGTCCTCGGTGCGCTGATTCCGGTGCTCCTGAAGACCCGGAAGAACATCACGAACTACCCGGGCACCCGTGATGAGAACGACCCCGTGGTCCCCGGCCAGCGGGCCGGATCAACAGCCGTCGAGGACTGGCCGGCGCCGACGCGGGAGCGGGGGGCGCCCCAGGGCACCGACCTCGAGGGACTCGAAACGGTCGAGGTGCCCGATACCGTCGCCGGACTCGAAACAGTTCCGGTGGAGACCCCGCTGCCGGTGGCCGGCCGCCTGGTGCGGCTGCGGGAACGGCTTGTGAGGTCCAACAACGTCTTCGGCAAGGGCCTGCTGGTGCTGCTCTCCGGGGACAAGATCGACGAGAACGTCTGGGACGAGGTGGAGGAGACCCTCCTGCTGGCGGACCTCGGCACCGAGCCGACCATGCAGCTCGTGGACGCGCTCCGCGAACGGGTCAAGGTCCTCGGCACGCGGTCCCCCGAGCACGTCAAGGCACTGCTCCGCGAGGAACTTATCAAGCTCGTGGACCCCACGATGGACCGCAGCCTGCGCGTCGAGCGGCAGGGCAACAAGCCTGCCGTCGTCCTCGTGGTCGGCGTCAACGGCGTCGGCAAGACCACCACCGTCGGCAAGCTTGCCCGCGTCCTCGTCGCCGAGGACAAGGACGTGCTGCTGGGCGCCGCGGACACCTTCCGCGCCGCCGCCGCAGAACAGCTGGCCACCTGGGGGCAGCGCGTGGGAGTACCCACCGTCAAGTCCGACGTGCACGGGGCGGACCCGGCGTCGGTCGCCTATGAGGCGGTCAAAGCCGGCATCGACCAGGAAGTCGACGTCGTGATGATCGACACGGCAGGACGGCTGCAGAACAAGGTCGGCCTGATGGACGAGCTCGGCAAGGTCAAGCGGGTTATCGAGAAGCTCGCCGAGGTGGACGAGGTCCTGCTGGTCCTGGACGCCACGACGGGCCAGAACGGCCTGAACCAGGCGCGGGTCTTCGCGGAGGTCGTCAACATCACCGGCATCGTCCTGACCAAGCTGGACGGCACCGCCAAGGGCGGGATCGTCGTCGCCATCCAGAAGTCCCTCGGCGTCCCGGTCAAGCTCATCGGCCTCGGCGAAGGCGCCGATGACCTCGCACCCTTCGAGGCGGAAAGCTTCGTCGACGCCCTGCTCAACTGACCCGCTCAAGGGAGCGGCGTCAGTACGTGAAGTGCAGCACCGTGGCAGTTCCGGCCGTCAGCTTGAAGGCCTGCGTCGCGGATCCGACCTGGAAGCCCGGAACCGTGGCGCGCTCGTCCGGCGGCGTCGGCTCGGACTTCGCGCCGTCGATCAACGTCTGGTCCTCGGCCGTGAAGCTGGTTCCGGTCAGCTGCGTCATCGTTCCGGTGCGGGGCTTGCCCGGCAGGGTCAGCGTCACATCGGTCTGGGCGGCCTTTTGGGGGTCGTTCTCGTTGACCAGGACTACGGTGGTGCTGCCGTCGGCGTTCTGCAGGGCGTAGCTGTACATCAGCCCGCCGCCGCTGCTGTCCCGCTTCAGGAACTTTCCGCCTTCCAGCTCGGCAACCATCGAGATGCCGAAGAAGTTGGCGCGGCCGGACATCTGGCCGTTGCCGTCCGGATACGCGCCGGCGCTGCAGATCGCGGACATGGGCGGGCCGCCTTTGCAGGTCTGCAGGGAACTGTGGAATCCGACCCTGGTGATCCCCAGCTGGGCGGCGTTGAGGGTGTAGTCCACCGTCCACAGGGCCGAGGCGTGCGTGCGCGAGGTCTCGTTCGAGCCGGGGCAGGCTGCAATGCCGGTCTCGGGAAGCCAGGTTTCCAGGCCGGCTGCCTGGCCCACCTTGACGGCGCTCAGCTGGTAGTCGTTCCCGCGGACGTGCATGAGCTCGCTCATCAGGTTGGCCATCGTCGGCGAGGCGGTGGGGTCGCTGCCGTCGCAGCTGTACAGCGGGTAGTTGTGGAAGGTGAAGATCTTTTTCTGCGGGATGTCGGCGTCGATGAACGGCTGCCACCATTTCTGGTCGTAGGCGCCCGGACCGGCGATCGGCACGTCGGGGGCCACGGCGTAGATGGCGTTTGCGTACGCCTGCATTTCCCGGATGTACTGGTCCACGGTGTATCCGTTGGTCTTCACGTCTTTATAGACGAAGCCGTTGGGCTCGTTGCCGATAGTGATGCTGAGCAGCCGGTCCCCAAAGATCTGCGAGGCGTACTTGACCATGTCGGCTGCGCGGCCCGGGTTGTAGTGGCCCAGGTCCACGGTGAGGGCGATGGCGGCATCTCCGGCCACGAGGAGCTTGTTGACCCGGGTGAGGTCGTCCGGCCCCACGGCCCGAACGGGGCGGGTCTTGTCTCCCGTGTAGCCGGCCGGGATCGCCTCGCCGGTGGAGGTCCAGAAAAACCGGCGGTCCACGGAGTTGCCGCCGAAGCGCAGGACGGGCTTATCGATCTCCTGCAGCAGCTTGACCATAGTCGGGTTGGTCTCGTCAAGCGCGGGATCACCAAGGTCGGTGGCCTCCAATGAAATGCCCGTCAGGCCCTTGTTCAGGGACGTGCCTACCGGCTCAGCCGTCACGTTCACTTTGAGGGGTTCCACCGGTTCCAGCCGCGATCCCGGCGGCGGCCCGGCCTGCTCATAGTACGTAGGGGCCGGCGGAGTTTCCGGCGCTTTGCTGACGCTGGCGCTGGCCGGGCCCGCAGGCTGGGGTGCCGGCACGCCGAACGTCATCGGGATGACCACCGCGGCGGCGGCCACGACGACGACAATTCCGCCGGCGGCGATCAACCGGGAACGCTTCCTGCTGGCTGCGTCGC from Arthrobacter sp. B3I9 encodes:
- the ftsY gene encoding signal recognition particle-docking protein FtsY, producing MNDILPIILPILAALVVLGALIPVLLKTRKNITNYPGTRDENDPVVPGQRAGSTAVEDWPAPTRERGAPQGTDLEGLETVEVPDTVAGLETVPVETPLPVAGRLVRLRERLVRSNNVFGKGLLVLLSGDKIDENVWDEVEETLLLADLGTEPTMQLVDALRERVKVLGTRSPEHVKALLREELIKLVDPTMDRSLRVERQGNKPAVVLVVGVNGVGKTTTVGKLARVLVAEDKDVLLGAADTFRAAAAEQLATWGQRVGVPTVKSDVHGADPASVAYEAVKAGIDQEVDVVMIDTAGRLQNKVGLMDELGKVKRVIEKLAEVDEVLLVLDATTGQNGLNQARVFAEVVNITGIVLTKLDGTAKGGIVVAIQKSLGVPVKLIGLGEGADDLAPFEAESFVDALLN